In Carya illinoinensis cultivar Pawnee chromosome 10, C.illinoinensisPawnee_v1, whole genome shotgun sequence, one DNA window encodes the following:
- the LOC122279939 gene encoding GDSL esterase/lipase At1g29670-like isoform X1, whose amino-acid sequence MKKGVVLFFLLVVSFVELIQVHGEPQVPCYFIFGDSLADDGNNNLLPTLAKANYEPYGVDFPEGPTGRFCNGRTIVDILAEMMGFDDYIQPFATANGTEILKGVNYASGGAGILNETGQTAGARICMDEQLNNHQVTVSSIVSMLGSSQSATEYLNKCFYSVGMGDNDYINNYFQPDYYTSSLLYTPEQFAKVLIEKFSQQIETLYNYGARKIALFGVGMLGCTPNAISVYGTNGSRCVEFMNYESSFFNVELKSLVDSLNTEKPDATFIYVDAVKLGEDIMAAAFNVTTVGCCEVEELTGLCIPFETPCQNRSEYAFWDSFHPSEAANVISAIGAYSVIFPSEFYTRDKSLVAEL is encoded by the exons ATGAAAAAAGGGGTGgtcctgttttttcttttagtcGTCTCCTTCGTTGAACTAATTCAAGTACATGGGGAGCCACAAGTAccttgctatttcatttttgGAGACTCGTTGGCGGATGATGGCAATAATAACTTGCTCCCAACACTGGCTAAAGCAAATTACGAGCCATATGGTGTTGACTTTCCTGAAGGACCAACGGGAAGATTCTGCAATGGCAGAACCATCGTTGATATCCTAG CTGAAATGATGGGCTTCGACGACTATATTCAACCCTTTGCAACTGCTAATGGCACAGAGATACTCAAAGGTGTGAATTATGCATCCGGCGGGGCAGGAATTCTCAATGAAACTGGGCAGACCGCG GGTGCTCGCATCTGCATGGATGAACAGTTGAATAATCACCAAGTTACAGTCTCAAGCATCGTCAGCATGCTAGGAAGCAGTCAGTCAGCAACCGAGTACCTAAACAAGTGTTTCTATTCAGTTGGAATGGGAGATAATGATTACATTAACAACTATTTCCAGCCCGACTATTACACGTCAAGCCTCCTGTATACTCCAGAGCAATTTGCTAAAGTTCTCATTGAAAAATTTTCTCAGCAGATAGAG ACATTGTATAATTATGGAGCGAGGAAGATTGCATTGTTTGGAGTAGGAATGCTAGGCTGCACTCCGAATGCAATTTCTGTATACGGCACAAATGGTTCGAGATGTGTAGAGTTTATGAACTACGAATCCAGCTTCTTCAACGTTGAGCTTAAATCTCTTGTCGATAGTCTGAATACCGAGAAGCCTGATGCAACTTTTATATATGTGGATGCGGTGAAGTTAGGCGAGGACATTATGGCTGCGG CTTTCAATGTTACAACCGTGGGGTGCTGTGAAGTAGAGGAATTAACTGGACTGTGCATTCCTTTCGAAACTCCATGCCAGAATAGGTCGGAATATGCGTTCTGGGACTCTTTCCATCCTAGTGAAGCAGCTAACGTAATATCTGCAATAGGAGCATACAGTGTTATCTTCCCATCTGAGTTTTACACAAGAGATAAAAGTCTTGTGGCTGAGCTTTAA
- the LOC122279939 gene encoding GDSL esterase/lipase At1g29670-like isoform X2, translating into MKKGVVLFFLLVVSFVELIQVHGEPQVPCYFIFGDSLADDGNNNLLPTLAKANYEPYGVDFPEGPTGRFCNGRTIVDILAEMMGFDDYIQPFATANGTEILKGVNYASGGAGILNETGQTALNNHQVTVSSIVSMLGSSQSATEYLNKCFYSVGMGDNDYINNYFQPDYYTSSLLYTPEQFAKVLIEKFSQQIETLYNYGARKIALFGVGMLGCTPNAISVYGTNGSRCVEFMNYESSFFNVELKSLVDSLNTEKPDATFIYVDAVKLGEDIMAAAFNVTTVGCCEVEELTGLCIPFETPCQNRSEYAFWDSFHPSEAANVISAIGAYSVIFPSEFYTRDKSLVAEL; encoded by the exons ATGAAAAAAGGGGTGgtcctgttttttcttttagtcGTCTCCTTCGTTGAACTAATTCAAGTACATGGGGAGCCACAAGTAccttgctatttcatttttgGAGACTCGTTGGCGGATGATGGCAATAATAACTTGCTCCCAACACTGGCTAAAGCAAATTACGAGCCATATGGTGTTGACTTTCCTGAAGGACCAACGGGAAGATTCTGCAATGGCAGAACCATCGTTGATATCCTAG CTGAAATGATGGGCTTCGACGACTATATTCAACCCTTTGCAACTGCTAATGGCACAGAGATACTCAAAGGTGTGAATTATGCATCCGGCGGGGCAGGAATTCTCAATGAAACTGGGCAGACCGCG TTGAATAATCACCAAGTTACAGTCTCAAGCATCGTCAGCATGCTAGGAAGCAGTCAGTCAGCAACCGAGTACCTAAACAAGTGTTTCTATTCAGTTGGAATGGGAGATAATGATTACATTAACAACTATTTCCAGCCCGACTATTACACGTCAAGCCTCCTGTATACTCCAGAGCAATTTGCTAAAGTTCTCATTGAAAAATTTTCTCAGCAGATAGAG ACATTGTATAATTATGGAGCGAGGAAGATTGCATTGTTTGGAGTAGGAATGCTAGGCTGCACTCCGAATGCAATTTCTGTATACGGCACAAATGGTTCGAGATGTGTAGAGTTTATGAACTACGAATCCAGCTTCTTCAACGTTGAGCTTAAATCTCTTGTCGATAGTCTGAATACCGAGAAGCCTGATGCAACTTTTATATATGTGGATGCGGTGAAGTTAGGCGAGGACATTATGGCTGCGG CTTTCAATGTTACAACCGTGGGGTGCTGTGAAGTAGAGGAATTAACTGGACTGTGCATTCCTTTCGAAACTCCATGCCAGAATAGGTCGGAATATGCGTTCTGGGACTCTTTCCATCCTAGTGAAGCAGCTAACGTAATATCTGCAATAGGAGCATACAGTGTTATCTTCCCATCTGAGTTTTACACAAGAGATAAAAGTCTTGTGGCTGAGCTTTAA
- the LOC122278287 gene encoding floral homeotic protein AGAMOUS-like, producing MAYPNDQLMSVDSPQRKMGRGKIEIKRIENTTNRQVTFCKRRNGLLKKAYELSVLCDAEVALIVFSSRGRLYEYANNSVKSTIEKYKKACTDSSNTGSVSEANAQFYQREAATLRQQINSVQDSNRKILGESLSRMNVKDLKSLETKLEKAISRIRSKKNELLFAEIEYMQKREVDLHNNNQLLRAKIAENERSQQNLNGMPAGVGNYELLHPQPFDSRDYFQVDALQPNQVQYPRGQDHMALQLV from the exons ATGGCGTACCCAAATGATCAATTGATGTCAGTCGACTCTCCCCAGAGAAAAATGGGAAGGGGAAAGATAGAAATCAAGCGGATCGAAAACACGACTAATCGTCAAGTTACCTTCTGCAAGAGGCGCAACGGCTTGCTCAAAAAGGCCTATGAATTGTCTGTTCTCTGCGATGCCGAAGTTGCCCTCATAGTCTTCTCTAGCCGCGGCCGCCTTTACGAGTATGCTAACAACAG TGTCAAATCAACAATTGAGAAGTACAAGAAAGCATGCACAGATTCTTCCAATACTGGGTCTGTTTCTGAAGCTAATGCTCAG ttCTACCAGCGAGAGGCTGCTACCCTGCGACAGCAAATTAATAGTGTGCAGGATTCAAACAG GAAAATATTGGGTGAGTCTTTGAGCAGAATGAATGTCAAAGATCTCAAGAGCTTGGAGACCAAATTAGAGAAGGCAATTAGCAGAATTCGGTCCAAAAAG AATGAGCTCTTGTTCGCAGAAATCGAGTATATGCAAAAAAGG GAAGTTGACTTGCATAATAATAACCAGCTTCTCCGTGccaag ATAGCCGAGAATGAGAGAAGCCAGCAAAACTTGAATGGGATGCCAGCAGGAGTGGGAAACTACGAGCTCTTGCACCCTCAGCCATTTGATTCTCGCGACTATTTTCAAGTAGACGCATTGCAACCCAATCAAGTACAGTACCCACGCGGCCAAGACCATATGGCGCTTCAATTGGT TTAA